Below is a genomic region from Persephonella hydrogeniphila.
AAGTATCTTTCTCTCCGGCAGCGGCAACCTCTGGTAGAGGTATTTCTCTTTCTACTAAAGAGTTGTAAATACTATTCATAAAATCCTCCTCCTCAAGAATATCAAATATCCTTACTATGTATTTATAGACGTCTTCTATTTCTTCTTTTTGGAATTTGTATTGTATGTAATTTCCTTCCGGTAAAAGTGTTAATCCCCTTTTATTTTCTGGAATTTTTTTCCCCTCGTATAATACACTATCTAAAATTTTTAGGTCTTCGTCAGGGACTCTTCCTATAAAAAGCGATTTTTTTATCTCGTCTTCTGTTAAAAAAAATTCGTTCCATGTTTCTACCATGTAGTAAAGCCCGTTTAGTTTGAATACATAATCACGGTTTGTAGCAAAATCAACAAAATCACTGACCTTGTAAACAGAATAAAATCCATCTAAAACTGCATTAAGCATAAAATAAATAGGTACTTCATCTATAAAAAAGTAAACTTCTCCGAATTGGAGTTCATTTTTTTGTATGTTTTTTTTATCTGATTTTTCTTCTTCCACGATTTGAAATATCTTTTCAATCTCTCTTTTTTCTTCTTCTGTTATTTCTTCTATTTCTATCTCAGGTTTTTTTTTGCTTTTTTTGTACAGCTCGTATATCCTCTCCAAATATCTCATTTTCCTCTCCGTGTCTATTTGTAATTATTAACCTAATTTGTCGCATATTTCTGACTTTAATATATATTTCTGGAAATAGGCAAATCCCTCCAGAGAAAAACCGTTTTCTTTTACAAATTCCTTTAGCCTTTTCTTCATTCTACTTTTTCTCTGGTAAAGGGCATCATCAGATATCTCTTCATTTATATATTTCCTGTCTCCCAAAAGGAGAAAACATATCGTTCTAATATCTCGCTGGTTAAAGCTACTTATAATTTTTTCTTTAATTTCTTTTGCCTCTATAATCAGATCCAATATAACAGGAGATACTTCATCAATCTCATATTCTGTTATCTCATCTTTGCTGTACTCTCTAGCAAGAAACTCTCTATATTTCGTTTTCAGAAAGTTATGCAACGATGCATATATATATGAAACTACTTTATCATCAATTTTTGAATAGATTGTTGGGTTGAGTTTCCACTTTTGGTTTTTGAAGATGATATGTATTAAAAAATCATGGAAAAGGTCAAGGGAGTTTAAATTTTTCTCTAACAGATCGTACTTTTTGAATTCCCTTTTAAAAAGACCGTAAAAAATCCAGTAACCTTCATCATTATTTTGTGGGTTTAATAAAAACTTGATCACATAATCCCACGGTTTTTTTTCTCCCATCTATCCCTCTCCCTGTATATATTTTGATATTTCTGTAAGATACTGCGTATCACAGGTTGCACACTTTTTTATAAGGACATCCCCTTCTTTTATCTGGCATATATTTTTAAGTCTTTTGAAATTTGGGAGTTTTTCATATCTTTCGAGCTTGATAATGAGTTCTAAAGGTAAATGGAATATTCTCCTATGTTTAATTTTTGTTCCTTTATAGTTTTGTTTATAGGATTTGGAAAATATGTAGCATTCTTCACGGGGATTTATACCAAAGCAATTTTTTGCAAAAAAATTGCACCTTGAGATATCAAATATAATCTCATCAAAAGTATGATATTTTCTGTTTGTAGAAAGGAATAAAACCTCCATATATATATTATTTTTTTCAATTACTACCATAGGTCTGTACTTTTTTTTCTTTGTGCTACTGATTAGTTTCTCCTGGCTTCCTGTCAGAAGAAGTTTAGATAAGACAGAAACTGCACAGACATTGACAGCTACAAGAACCCCTTCCTTGTAGGAACCAATGATCTCTTCTTCCGTAAAGAGAGTGTCTTTTATACTTTTTAGTAAATTTTCGAGCATATCCCTCCCCCTATGAGAGATATACTTAAATCTATCATAAACTGGTGGGAGAACAAAAGAGATTATGATAAAATCTGTCGGAAGGGGAGAAAGAGATGGTTAACTTTCAGTTTTCTGCTATCAGGTATGGCTTTGAAGCTTTAAACGATTTTGAGCCTCCTTACTTTTTAGGTTCAACTTTTAGGGGAATAATGGGAAAAAGGCTAAAAAAAATGGTATGTATAAAGCCACGGGAAGAGTGTAAGGTATGCGAGTTTAAGATGACATGTCCGTACACTGTAGTTTTTGATACAGAATCTGTCCTGAACAAACCATCAAAATACATATTCAAACCTCCTTATATACAGAAAAAAATAAAAAAAGGTGAAAGTATCATTTTGGATATGACACTTCTTGGGGAAAGTTCAGATTACTGGGAGTTTATAACAGAAAGTTTTTCTGGAGTTTTAAACATCGGAAAAGATAGATACCTGAAATTGAAAGAAATTAAATATTTCCATCCTTTTGAAGATAGATTCCATTCTGTAAAAAGTTTTGTTCCCAGATTTGAAGCCGTTCATTTTTTTGAGATGATTACAGGAGAGAATGCAATAAAAATTAGACTTTTCCCTACATCCATAAAAATAAAAAGCGAGATTATCAGATACAACAGTTTTAATAAAGATATATTTTTGAAGGCTGTAATCTCGAGGATATCTAATGTTGCTCTTAACTATGGAATAAAAAATAAAAAGATATTT
It encodes:
- the cas6 gene encoding CRISPR system precrRNA processing endoribonuclease RAMP protein Cas6 yields the protein MVNFQFSAIRYGFEALNDFEPPYFLGSTFRGIMGKRLKKMVCIKPREECKVCEFKMTCPYTVVFDTESVLNKPSKYIFKPPYIQKKIKKGESIILDMTLLGESSDYWEFITESFSGVLNIGKDRYLKLKEIKYFHPFEDRFHSVKSFVPRFEAVHFFEMITGENAIKIRLFPTSIKIKSEIIRYNSFNKDIFLKAVISRISNVALNYGIKNKKIFIDKNKFEIDQLELRPSPMRRWSNRKQKKMVIPAFEGSFVLEGDLKEIYPYLLVLEVINIGKSVSFGLGRLQILSSGVSSS